The following proteins are co-located in the Bordetella bronchialis genome:
- a CDS encoding NUDIX hydrolase, whose protein sequence is MEQTSLIPPLPLASDDLYAALRARAQEPDPPLSRALYIAGHRCGQATLAACDALRGRPGVDIQADALRLGDGMRPGPALDALLAGVARTLREADCLRGWRDELLDVHDATGLRLGAMERAAVRPLGILTRAVHLNAWTPDGRLWVARRALNKATDPGMWDTLVGGLVASGESPDLALIRECEEEAGLSAEHVRGREPLRTVLRMHRRLPEGYQVEDLLVSRCVLDAGVQPANRDGEVMEFATVTPGHARAMAANGEFTLEAAIVVISDIATHGAGG, encoded by the coding sequence ATGGAGCAAACGTCGCTTATCCCGCCCTTGCCGCTCGCGTCCGACGACTTGTATGCCGCCTTGCGCGCGCGCGCCCAGGAGCCCGATCCCCCCTTGTCCCGCGCGCTCTATATCGCCGGCCACCGCTGCGGCCAGGCCACCCTGGCGGCCTGCGACGCGCTGCGCGGACGGCCCGGCGTCGACATCCAGGCCGATGCGCTGCGGCTGGGCGACGGCATGCGTCCGGGCCCGGCCCTGGACGCCCTGCTGGCCGGCGTCGCCCGCACCTTGCGGGAAGCTGACTGCCTGCGGGGATGGCGCGACGAACTGCTGGACGTCCATGACGCCACCGGCCTGCGCCTGGGGGCCATGGAGCGCGCCGCCGTGCGGCCGCTGGGCATCCTGACCCGGGCCGTGCACCTGAACGCCTGGACGCCGGACGGCCGGCTGTGGGTGGCGCGGCGCGCGCTGAACAAGGCCACCGATCCCGGTATGTGGGACACCCTGGTGGGCGGCCTGGTCGCCAGCGGCGAATCGCCGGACCTGGCGCTGATCCGGGAATGCGAGGAAGAAGCCGGCCTGTCGGCGGAACATGTGCGCGGGCGCGAGCCCCTGCGTACCGTGCTGCGCATGCATCGCCGCCTGCCGGAGGGCTATCAGGTGGAAGACCTGCTGGTCAGCCGCTGCGTGCTGGACGCCGGCGTGCAGCCCGCCAACCGCGACGGCGAAGTCATGGAGTTCGCCACCGTGACGCCGGGGCACGCACGCGCCATGGCCGCCAACGGCGAATTCACGCTGGAAGCCGCGATCGTGGTGATCAGCGATATCGCCACGCACGGCGCCGGCGGCTGA
- the coxB gene encoding cytochrome c oxidase subunit II encodes MKKWRGILGACALLASGIACAQVKDMPGGPRVDQLNLHEGVTQIARDVMWLHWMMLSICLVIFIGVFGVMFYSIWAHRKSRGHQPATFHEHVGVEVAWTVIPFFIVIAMALPATKAVVAMKDTSSPDLTVKVTGYQWKWGYEYVDGPATGVKFLSTLATPRAQIEGREPKGEFYLMEVDNPLVVPVDQKVRVVLTAGDVIHSWMVPDFGIKQDAIPGFLRDTWFRAEKVGTYRGQCAELCGKDHAFMPIVVEVKSKEDFAKWADDQKKKLAAAADDPNKQWTEAELVARGEKVYGANCVVCHQANGKGVPGSFPALDGDKIVLGPQAEQIKTVLHGHPGTAMPAFKNQLNDVEIAAVITYTRHAWSNAGKGQDPTVQPSTVKAAPH; translated from the coding sequence ATGAAGAAGTGGAGAGGGATACTGGGCGCGTGCGCATTGCTGGCAAGCGGCATTGCCTGTGCCCAGGTGAAGGATATGCCCGGCGGCCCCAGGGTCGACCAGCTAAACCTGCACGAAGGCGTTACCCAGATCGCGCGTGACGTGATGTGGCTGCACTGGATGATGCTCAGCATCTGTCTGGTGATCTTCATCGGCGTCTTCGGCGTGATGTTTTATTCGATCTGGGCCCACCGCAAGTCGCGCGGGCACCAGCCGGCCACGTTCCACGAGCATGTCGGCGTGGAAGTCGCGTGGACGGTCATTCCCTTCTTCATCGTTATCGCGATGGCCCTGCCCGCCACCAAGGCGGTGGTCGCCATGAAGGACACCTCCAGCCCGGACCTGACCGTCAAGGTCACCGGCTACCAGTGGAAGTGGGGCTACGAATACGTCGACGGCCCGGCCACCGGCGTCAAGTTCCTGTCCACGCTGGCCACCCCGCGCGCCCAGATCGAGGGCCGCGAGCCCAAGGGCGAGTTCTACCTGATGGAAGTCGACAACCCGCTGGTGGTGCCGGTGGACCAGAAGGTGCGCGTGGTGCTGACGGCCGGCGACGTGATCCACTCCTGGATGGTGCCGGACTTCGGCATCAAGCAGGACGCCATCCCCGGCTTCCTGCGCGACACCTGGTTCCGCGCCGAGAAGGTCGGCACCTATCGCGGCCAATGCGCGGAACTGTGCGGCAAGGATCACGCCTTCATGCCCATCGTGGTGGAAGTCAAATCCAAGGAAGACTTCGCCAAGTGGGCCGACGACCAGAAGAAAAAACTGGCCGCCGCCGCCGACGATCCCAACAAGCAATGGACCGAGGCCGAGCTCGTCGCGCGCGGCGAAAAAGTCTACGGCGCCAATTGCGTGGTCTGCCACCAGGCCAACGGCAAGGGCGTTCCGGGCTCCTTCCCCGCGCTGGACGGCGACAAGATCGTGCTGGGCCCCCAGGCCGAGCAGATCAAGACCGTCCTGCATGGACATCCCGGCACGGCCATGCCGGCCTTCAAGAACCAGCTCAACGACGTGGAAATCGCGGCGGTCATCACCTACACCCGCCACGCCTGGAGCAATGCGGGCAAGGGCCAGGATCCCACGGTCCAGCCCTCTACCGTCAAGGCGGCGCCGCACTAG
- the ctaD gene encoding cytochrome c oxidase subunit I — protein MSSVTVDHVEPGHGHGHGHDDHHHATPTGWRRWLFATNHKDIGTMYLIFSFLMLLEGGTLALLLRTELFEPGLQFFRPELFNQFTTMHGLVMVFGAIMPAFVGFANWMIPMQIGASDMAFARMNNFSFWILPMAAILLTASFFVPGGATAAGWTLYAPLSLQMGPGMDLAIFAMHIMGASSIMGAINVIVTILNMRAPGMTLMKMPLFCWTWLITAFLLIAVMPVLAAAITMVLTDRHFGTDFFNAAAGGDPVLYQHVFWFFGHPEVYIMILPAFGIVSAVVPAFARKPLFGYASMVYATAAIAVLSFIVWAHHMFTTGMPVTGQLYFMYATMLISIPTGVKVFNWVATMWRGSMTFETPMLFAIGFIFVFTIGGFTGLILSVAPIDIQVHDTYYVVAHFHYVLVAGSLFGLFAGAYYWVPKWSGRMYSEKLGKLHFWSSMLSFNLTFFPMHFLGLAGMPRRYADYAAQFTTFHQIATIGAFWFGLSQLIFLYAMVRCYMGKGEPAPAKPWDGAEGLEWTVPSPAPFHTFETPPEVK, from the coding sequence ATGAGCAGCGTCACTGTAGACCACGTCGAGCCGGGCCATGGGCACGGCCACGGTCACGATGACCACCACCACGCCACGCCGACCGGCTGGCGGCGCTGGCTGTTCGCCACCAACCACAAGGATATCGGGACGATGTATCTCATCTTCTCGTTCCTGATGTTGCTGGAAGGCGGCACGCTGGCCCTGCTGTTGCGTACGGAATTGTTCGAGCCGGGCCTGCAGTTCTTCCGTCCGGAGCTGTTCAACCAGTTCACCACCATGCACGGCCTGGTGATGGTGTTCGGCGCCATCATGCCGGCCTTCGTGGGCTTCGCGAACTGGATGATCCCGATGCAGATCGGCGCCTCGGACATGGCCTTCGCGCGGATGAACAACTTCAGCTTCTGGATCCTGCCCATGGCGGCGATCCTGCTGACGGCGTCCTTCTTCGTGCCGGGCGGCGCCACCGCGGCCGGCTGGACGCTGTACGCCCCGCTGTCCCTGCAGATGGGCCCAGGCATGGACCTGGCCATCTTCGCCATGCATATCATGGGCGCGTCGTCCATCATGGGCGCGATCAACGTGATCGTGACCATCCTGAACATGCGCGCGCCCGGCATGACGCTGATGAAGATGCCGCTGTTCTGCTGGACCTGGCTGATCACCGCCTTCCTGCTCATCGCCGTGATGCCCGTGCTGGCCGCCGCCATCACCATGGTGCTGACCGACCGCCATTTCGGCACGGATTTCTTCAACGCGGCCGCGGGCGGCGACCCGGTGCTCTACCAGCACGTGTTCTGGTTCTTCGGGCACCCGGAGGTCTACATCATGATCCTGCCGGCCTTCGGCATCGTGTCCGCCGTCGTGCCCGCCTTCGCCCGCAAGCCGCTGTTCGGCTACGCCTCCATGGTGTACGCCACGGCCGCCATCGCGGTGCTGTCCTTCATCGTGTGGGCGCACCACATGTTCACGACCGGCATGCCGGTGACGGGGCAGCTGTACTTCATGTACGCGACCATGCTGATCTCCATCCCCACGGGCGTGAAGGTGTTCAACTGGGTGGCCACGATGTGGCGCGGTTCGATGACCTTCGAAACGCCCATGCTGTTCGCCATCGGCTTCATCTTCGTGTTCACCATCGGCGGCTTCACCGGGCTGATCCTGTCGGTGGCCCCCATCGATATCCAGGTGCACGACACCTACTACGTGGTGGCGCACTTCCACTACGTGCTGGTGGCCGGCTCGCTGTTCGGCCTGTTCGCGGGCGCCTACTACTGGGTGCCGAAGTGGAGCGGCCGCATGTACAGCGAAAAGCTGGGCAAGCTGCACTTCTGGTCGTCCATGCTGTCGTTCAACCTGACCTTCTTCCCGATGCACTTCCTGGGCCTGGCTGGCATGCCGCGCCGCTATGCGGACTACGCCGCCCAGTTCACGACCTTCCACCAGATCGCCACCATCGGCGCGTTCTGGTTCGGCCTGTCCCAGCTGATCTTCCTGTATGCCATGGTGCGTTGCTACATGGGCAAGGGAGAACCGGCGCCGGCCAAGCCGTGGGATGGCGCAGAGGGCCTGGAATGGACCGTGCCTTCGCCGGCGCCCTTCCATACCTTCGAAACGCCGCCCGAGGTCAAGTAG
- a CDS encoding DUF2970 domain-containing protein, which yields MAQTPDSQPPKSSFLQTLKAVGWGMLGIRKRSGYQEDARLNPVHLIVAGVLAGVIFVVVLVSIVRWVVAK from the coding sequence ATGGCGCAGACCCCGGACTCCCAGCCGCCCAAATCCAGCTTCCTGCAGACGCTGAAGGCCGTGGGCTGGGGCATGCTGGGCATCCGCAAGCGCTCGGGCTACCAGGAAGATGCACGGCTGAATCCGGTGCACCTTATCGTGGCCGGCGTGCTGGCCGGCGTGATCTTCGTCGTGGTCCTGGTCAGCATCGTGCGCTGGGTCGTGGCGAAGTGA
- a CDS encoding cytochrome c oxidase subunit 3 encodes MSAGHSVQAKEAPYYYVPADSGHPVRSAVSLLIIAAGAACWVNSVPVGKWLVLLGVLCLVAVLFRWFADAIGESERGMNSKRVDVSYRWGMSWFIFSEVMFFGGFFGALWYVRTITTPWLGDLDHRLLLWPDFNAVWPNFGPAGVVEHFSTVGPFWLPTINTALLLSSGVTLTISHHALRADHRGKAIFWLALTVVLGAIFVACQAFEYHHAYTELNLKFSSGAYGSLFFMLTGFHGFHVIMGATMLTVILFRLIRGHFTPSHHFGFEGAAWYWHFVDVVWLGLYLFVYWF; translated from the coding sequence ATGAGTGCAGGACACTCGGTTCAAGCGAAAGAGGCGCCCTACTACTACGTGCCCGCCGACTCGGGCCATCCCGTGCGCAGCGCGGTTTCCTTGTTGATCATCGCGGCTGGCGCGGCCTGCTGGGTCAACAGCGTGCCGGTAGGCAAATGGCTGGTGCTGCTGGGCGTGCTCTGCCTGGTGGCCGTGCTGTTCCGCTGGTTCGCCGATGCCATCGGCGAATCGGAGCGGGGCATGAACAGCAAGCGGGTCGATGTCTCGTACCGCTGGGGCATGAGCTGGTTCATTTTTTCCGAGGTCATGTTCTTCGGCGGCTTCTTCGGGGCGCTGTGGTACGTGCGCACGATCACCACGCCCTGGCTGGGCGACCTGGACCACCGGCTGCTGCTGTGGCCGGACTTCAACGCCGTGTGGCCGAATTTCGGGCCGGCCGGCGTGGTGGAGCACTTTTCCACCGTCGGTCCGTTCTGGCTGCCCACCATCAACACCGCGCTGCTGTTGAGTTCGGGCGTCACGCTGACGATCTCGCACCACGCCCTGCGCGCCGACCATCGCGGCAAGGCCATCTTCTGGCTGGCGCTGACCGTGGTGCTGGGCGCCATATTCGTGGCTTGCCAGGCTTTCGAGTACCACCATGCGTACACCGAGCTGAACCTGAAATTCAGCTCCGGCGCCTATGGTTCGCTGTTCTTCATGCTGACGGGCTTCCACGGCTTCCACGTCATCATGGGGGCGACCATGCTGACCGTGATCCTGTTCCGCCTGATCCGCGGGCACTTCACGCCCAGCCATCATTTCGGCTTCGAAGGCGCGGCCTGGTACTGGCACTTCGTGGACGTCGTCTGGCTGGGCCTGTATCTGTTCGTCTACTGGTTCTGA
- a CDS encoding twin transmembrane helix small protein, whose amino-acid sequence MRFFVVLAFVGILASLGSALVYLMKDKGTTNRTVNALTVRIGLSVALFLFVLLAHHFGWIESTGLR is encoded by the coding sequence ATGCGCTTCTTCGTTGTCCTGGCCTTTGTCGGCATCCTGGCCAGCCTGGGCTCGGCCCTGGTCTACCTGATGAAGGACAAAGGCACCACCAACAGGACGGTCAACGCCTTGACCGTGCGCATCGGGCTGTCCGTCGCCCTGTTCCTGTTCGTGCTGCTCGCGCACCATTTCGGCTGGATCGAGAGCACCGGGCTTAGATAG
- a CDS encoding SURF1 family protein, whose amino-acid sequence MARAHRTLIALVLLGIMAVLLGSLGRWQLRRADERRAILAAIEAGRRQPPLLLTAATSSDDLRPWRPVSVQGKWREDLTVRLDNRNQDGRPGYWIATPLVLEEGSRTAVLVLRGWLPRTLPGQPAAPVPALADGMRTISGELVQRVPRLFELWNPGGPSSDALPAAWPSPGGPPTVQNLDLDVYARATGLHLLPTVVEQLGPSGDGLVREWPQPSVDYNQNLGYAMQWFSFASIAAIAFVVVAVRALRGARATRRGRGP is encoded by the coding sequence ATGGCTCGTGCGCATCGCACTCTGATCGCGTTGGTGCTGCTGGGCATCATGGCGGTGCTGCTGGGATCCTTGGGGCGCTGGCAGCTGCGCCGCGCCGACGAGCGGCGCGCCATCCTGGCGGCCATCGAGGCAGGCCGCCGGCAACCGCCCCTGCTGCTGACGGCGGCGACCTCCAGCGACGATCTGCGTCCCTGGCGCCCGGTGTCGGTGCAGGGCAAGTGGCGGGAGGACCTGACCGTACGGCTGGACAACCGCAACCAGGACGGCCGTCCCGGTTACTGGATCGCCACGCCGCTGGTCCTGGAAGAAGGTTCGCGTACCGCCGTGCTCGTGCTGCGGGGATGGCTGCCTCGCACGCTGCCCGGCCAGCCCGCGGCGCCCGTGCCCGCCCTGGCGGACGGCATGCGCACCATCAGCGGAGAGCTCGTCCAGCGCGTGCCGCGGCTGTTCGAGCTATGGAATCCGGGCGGCCCGTCCAGCGATGCCTTGCCCGCCGCCTGGCCATCGCCGGGCGGGCCGCCGACGGTGCAGAATCTGGATCTGGACGTGTATGCCAGGGCGACCGGGCTGCACCTGCTTCCCACGGTGGTGGAGCAGCTGGGGCCGTCCGGCGACGGCCTGGTGCGCGAGTGGCCGCAGCCCTCCGTCGACTACAACCAGAACCTGGGCTATGCGATGCAATGGTTCAGCTTCGCCAGCATCGCCGCCATTGCGTTCGTCGTGGTGGCCGTGCGCGCGCTGCGTGGGGCCCGCGCCACGCGGCGCGGGCGTGGGCCCTAG
- a CDS encoding SCO family protein produces the protein MYMNPQWWPEEGSNYGTLVQPQRDLPGPAALPLATLDGQPFDLAGLKGKWLLMAADGGACPESCARKLFIIRNTHASQGKNVDRLARVWFITDDAPVPQKVLDAYRGTVMVRARPEQLAPFLLGAPAPAAGQGAANAADALAGPMWMVDPLGHLMLQFPADADPVKVRKDVSKLVYNSRIG, from the coding sequence ATGTACATGAACCCCCAATGGTGGCCCGAGGAAGGCAGCAACTACGGCACGCTCGTGCAGCCGCAGCGCGACCTTCCCGGCCCCGCCGCCTTGCCGCTGGCCACGCTGGACGGGCAACCCTTCGACCTGGCCGGCCTCAAGGGAAAGTGGCTGCTGATGGCCGCCGACGGCGGCGCCTGCCCGGAATCCTGCGCCCGCAAGCTGTTCATCATCCGCAATACCCACGCCAGCCAGGGCAAGAACGTCGACCGGCTGGCCCGCGTGTGGTTCATCACCGACGACGCGCCGGTGCCGCAGAAGGTGCTGGATGCCTATCGTGGTACGGTCATGGTGCGGGCGCGGCCGGAGCAGCTGGCGCCCTTCCTGCTGGGCGCGCCGGCTCCCGCCGCCGGGCAGGGCGCGGCAAACGCCGCCGACGCGCTGGCCGGGCCGATGTGGATGGTCGATCCGCTGGGCCACCTGATGCTGCAGTTCCCCGCCGACGCCGATCCGGTGAAGGTGCGCAAGGATGTCAGCAAGCTCGTCTACAACTCCCGCATCGGCTAA
- a CDS encoding COX15/CtaA family protein, which translates to MDRIILRYRKLVFFTWFLTLDLIMFGAFVRLTDSGLGCPDWPGCYGSVTPLGSLHDIHAANSAMPFGPVSLSKAWIEMIHRYAGSILGMLIIAIVYMAWRYRGRLGRSPALATAALVIVCVQGAFGAWTVTHQLMPVVVTAHLLFGMLTLAVMTWLAARERPYQALGPQAARWRGWMVGGTALLVVQIALGGWVSTNYAALACMDFPTCQGQWVPPMDFAGGYSIIRALGELPSGEMISQYALTAIHWVHRNFAFLVFVYLGILGFRLRTEPGLRGPANLMLGLLLAQLLTGLTTIFFEWPLLIAVLHNGGAAGLVLATVTLLVRLSTAGRPALRTLGAVRPEGSPA; encoded by the coding sequence ATGGACCGCATCATCCTTCGCTATCGCAAACTGGTTTTCTTCACCTGGTTCCTGACGCTGGACCTGATCATGTTCGGCGCCTTCGTGCGCCTGACCGATTCCGGGCTGGGCTGCCCGGACTGGCCGGGCTGCTACGGCAGCGTGACGCCGCTGGGTTCGTTGCATGACATCCACGCGGCCAACAGCGCCATGCCCTTCGGGCCCGTGTCGCTGTCCAAGGCCTGGATCGAAATGATCCACCGCTATGCCGGCTCCATCCTGGGCATGCTGATCATCGCCATCGTCTACATGGCATGGCGCTATCGCGGCCGGCTGGGGCGGTCGCCGGCCCTGGCGACGGCGGCTTTGGTAATCGTCTGCGTGCAGGGCGCCTTCGGCGCCTGGACCGTCACCCACCAGCTGATGCCGGTGGTCGTGACGGCGCACTTGCTGTTCGGCATGCTGACCCTGGCCGTCATGACGTGGCTGGCGGCCCGCGAGCGGCCCTACCAGGCGCTGGGCCCGCAGGCCGCGCGCTGGCGCGGCTGGATGGTGGGGGGGACGGCCCTGCTGGTGGTGCAGATCGCGCTGGGTGGCTGGGTCAGCACCAACTATGCGGCCCTGGCCTGCATGGATTTCCCCACCTGCCAGGGGCAATGGGTGCCGCCCATGGACTTCGCCGGCGGCTATTCCATCATCCGGGCGCTGGGCGAACTGCCCTCCGGCGAGATGATTTCCCAGTACGCGCTGACGGCGATCCACTGGGTGCACCGCAATTTCGCCTTCCTGGTGTTCGTCTACCTGGGCATCTTGGGCTTTCGCTTGCGCACCGAGCCCGGGCTGCGGGGGCCGGCCAACCTGATGCTCGGGTTGCTGCTGGCCCAGCTGCTGACCGGCCTGACCACGATTTTCTTCGAATGGCCCCTGCTGATCGCCGTCCTGCACAACGGCGGCGCCGCCGGGCTGGTCCTGGCGACGGTGACGCTGCTGGTGCGGCTGTCCACCGCCGGACGCCCGGCGCTGCGCACGCTGGGCGCCGTCCGGCCCGAGGGCAGCCCCGCATGA
- the cyoE gene encoding heme o synthase yields MTSFAASDSGLLRQYLVLTKPRVTQLAVFCAVIGMFLAAPGMPDLKRVAFATLGIWLLAAAAFAINCLIEQEVDARMLRTARRPTARGTIMPQQVIALSGLLGGAGMLVLYNLVNPLTMWLTFATFVGYAVIYTVILKPRTPQNIVIGGLSGAMPPALGWAAIANATPAQAWVLVLIIFIWTPPHFWALALYRTNDYVKAGLPMLPVTHGQKFTRLHILLYSVALLATTLLPYAIRMSGVIYLACALVLGAVFVGYAWRLYRAYSDALARKLFRYSIVYLALLFGALLIDHWAQLLA; encoded by the coding sequence ATGACCAGTTTCGCCGCCTCGGATTCCGGACTACTACGCCAGTATCTGGTGCTGACCAAGCCGCGTGTCACGCAGCTTGCCGTCTTCTGCGCCGTCATCGGAATGTTCCTGGCCGCGCCCGGCATGCCGGACCTCAAGCGCGTGGCGTTCGCCACGCTGGGCATCTGGCTGCTGGCGGCGGCCGCTTTCGCCATCAATTGCCTGATCGAACAGGAAGTGGACGCCCGCATGCTGCGCACCGCGCGGCGCCCCACGGCGCGCGGCACCATCATGCCGCAGCAGGTGATCGCCCTGTCCGGCCTGCTGGGCGGCGCCGGCATGCTGGTGCTGTACAACCTGGTGAATCCGCTGACGATGTGGCTGACCTTCGCCACCTTCGTGGGCTACGCCGTCATCTACACGGTGATCCTCAAGCCGCGCACGCCGCAGAACATCGTCATCGGCGGCCTGTCGGGCGCCATGCCGCCCGCGCTGGGCTGGGCCGCCATCGCCAACGCCACCCCGGCGCAGGCCTGGGTGCTGGTGCTCATCATCTTCATCTGGACGCCGCCGCATTTCTGGGCGCTGGCGCTCTATCGCACGAACGACTACGTCAAGGCCGGCCTGCCCATGCTGCCCGTCACGCACGGCCAGAAGTTCACGCGCCTGCATATCCTGCTTTACAGCGTCGCGCTGCTGGCGACGACCCTGCTCCCCTACGCCATCCGCATGAGCGGGGTCATCTACCTGGCTTGCGCGCTGGTGTTGGGGGCGGTGTTCGTCGGCTATGCCTGGCGGCTGTACCGAGCCTATTCCGATGCCCTGGCGCGCAAGCTGTTCCGCTATTCCATCGTGTACCTGGCGCTGCTGTTCGGCGCCTTGCTGATCGACCACTGGGCCCAGCTGCTGGCCTGA
- a CDS encoding SCO family protein produces the protein MPVTVVPRRALLRAFAAAPIAALLAACGQDTPSFKGSDITGTHLGKDLSMVDQDGRPRTLADYAGKVLVVFFGYTQCPDVCPTSLAELAQVMEALGSDAARVQVVMITVDPERDTPEVLKQYVQTFNPAFAGLTGTPEQVKQAATSFKVYYAKVPAKNGKDYSMDHSAAFYLLDTKGEARVLAGNGSDVASLTHDIKALLA, from the coding sequence ATGCCCGTTACCGTTGTCCCGCGCCGCGCCCTGTTGCGCGCCTTCGCCGCCGCGCCCATCGCCGCCCTGCTGGCGGCCTGCGGCCAGGATACGCCGTCCTTCAAGGGCAGCGACATTACCGGCACCCATCTGGGCAAGGACCTGTCCATGGTCGACCAGGACGGCCGGCCGCGCACGCTGGCCGACTATGCCGGCAAGGTGCTGGTGGTGTTCTTCGGCTATACGCAGTGCCCCGACGTGTGCCCGACATCCCTGGCGGAACTGGCGCAGGTCATGGAAGCCCTGGGCAGCGACGCCGCGCGCGTGCAAGTGGTCATGATCACCGTGGACCCGGAGCGCGACACGCCGGAAGTGCTGAAGCAATACGTGCAGACCTTCAATCCCGCCTTCGCCGGGCTGACCGGCACGCCCGAACAGGTCAAGCAGGCGGCCACGTCCTTCAAGGTGTATTACGCCAAGGTGCCGGCCAAGAACGGCAAGGACTACAGCATGGATCACAGCGCCGCCTTCTACCTGCTGGACACCAAGGGCGAAGCGCGGGTGCTGGCGGGCAACGGCTCGGACGTGGCTTCGCTGACGCACGATATCAAGGCCCTGCTGGCCTGA
- a CDS encoding DUF3717 domain-containing protein — MDTVIPITRLEDAINFWRNRFPAIGEEARLCAQASALATPYALMILSGRRDVAVAELDEPAREALAEWQAAMNAGKSTGG; from the coding sequence ATGGACACCGTCATTCCGATCACCCGGCTCGAAGACGCGATCAATTTCTGGCGCAACCGCTTTCCCGCCATAGGCGAGGAAGCCCGCCTGTGCGCGCAGGCCTCGGCGCTGGCCACGCCCTATGCCTTGATGATCCTGAGCGGTCGCCGGGATGTCGCCGTGGCCGAACTCGATGAACCGGCGCGGGAAGCCCTGGCCGAATGGCAAGCCGCCATGAATGCGGGGAAGTCCACGGGCGGCTGA
- a CDS encoding glycine zipper 2TM domain-containing protein, whose translation MNAPAPLHGPVGRRGLHPLVAAASVCVIALCAVAIAAIMGWLPTPNAQQEGAHAQAASAAGPEDANLAPLPATQPQAGAAATPQAAAAPSAAGTPPRVAQAPAQTTAPRPQNPAPAPQQSAAAACPQCGVVVSVNTVQVPVQNQSEPIVGTVAGGVVGGVVGNQFGGGHGKTALTVLGAVGGALAGREIERNIKQQQTVTRYQLVARTNDGRTHTFHSATPFQYAPGQAIRVENNQLLPG comes from the coding sequence ATGAATGCTCCAGCGCCCTTGCACGGCCCCGTCGGGCGCCGCGGCCTGCATCCCCTGGTCGCCGCCGCGTCCGTCTGCGTGATCGCGTTGTGCGCCGTTGCCATCGCCGCCATCATGGGCTGGCTGCCCACGCCGAACGCGCAACAGGAAGGCGCGCACGCCCAGGCCGCCAGCGCGGCCGGCCCGGAGGACGCCAACCTGGCGCCGCTGCCCGCCACGCAGCCCCAGGCCGGCGCCGCCGCCACGCCCCAGGCCGCCGCCGCGCCATCCGCGGCCGGCACGCCGCCGCGCGTCGCGCAGGCGCCGGCCCAGACGACCGCGCCCCGCCCGCAGAACCCGGCGCCCGCGCCCCAGCAGTCCGCCGCCGCGGCGTGTCCGCAATGCGGCGTGGTGGTGTCGGTCAATACCGTGCAAGTGCCGGTGCAGAACCAGAGCGAACCCATCGTCGGCACCGTCGCCGGCGGGGTGGTGGGCGGCGTGGTCGGCAACCAGTTCGGCGGGGGGCACGGCAAGACCGCGCTGACCGTGCTGGGCGCGGTCGGCGGCGCTTTGGCAGGCCGTGAAATCGAGCGTAATATCAAGCAGCAACAGACCGTGACACGCTATCAACTGGTGGCGCGCACCAACGACGGCCGCACGCATACCTTCCACAGCGCGACGCCTTTCCAATACGCGCCCGGACAGGCCATCCGTGTCGAAAACAATCAGCTGCTGCCGGGTTGA